In the Solibacillus sp. FSL K6-1523 genome, one interval contains:
- a CDS encoding helix-turn-helix domain-containing protein has product MSVSSLEENKLHEVIQQFERLIDKNRYVASEWDDVKELMKDNPSYQLMEKHINAIQLLKEKENLFRFSSKTLEILHKINLEVASSASFTEILKLSANRLKGISRTNVVLIAMIDKDKDVLRVEAVSGSNEEKLLHFELALDEGIAKLAISSSEPIAITEIKKTNLAADPFVKLLLESENIVNMVTSPLIAHQELLGIVFLARNANGGSKEHLLQMLQNYCYQTAIAIYNNKMYSNEIRISRLHNELFEEALNKGGNEGIIQKLAHFINEPILLLDEFGNLIHQALPAHQENPKFRFNHSTIFKKIAAINEQVQSFEIFIEESCYSVFMITFHNRTVAYLVLPKQLHRYDHISIVAIEQTKNVLALQIHQERTSIEVENQLRHDYLYDLIFGLGSEENLVRRARYLNISFDKNHQVIVLAPNSQQHKNEQMIDHQLIQMLEKFRYIIGISTLPLSMVHGEKLILIVPEDKVKSTSNYVLKYVIENSFTKASIGISNTVKVPKDYIKGFEEAKKAAEFASAFQKDSPVVHYDDLGILGVLFNAEDPESMKIFMNKHLQPIIEYDQKNNSDLIRTLQIYLDNESVIQVSAEQLHVHYNTLRYRLNRIEEILNMDLSNPYNRLNIQISLLIAQLLKV; this is encoded by the coding sequence ATGTCTGTTTCTTCATTAGAAGAGAATAAGCTCCATGAGGTCATTCAGCAATTTGAAAGGTTAATAGATAAAAATCGGTATGTAGCTTCAGAATGGGATGATGTGAAGGAATTGATGAAGGATAACCCTTCTTATCAATTGATGGAAAAGCATATTAATGCGATTCAATTGCTCAAAGAAAAAGAAAACCTTTTCAGATTTTCTTCCAAGACATTGGAAATACTCCATAAAATTAATTTGGAAGTTGCCTCTTCAGCATCATTCACTGAAATTCTAAAACTCAGTGCCAATCGACTAAAGGGCATATCAAGAACCAATGTTGTTTTAATAGCAATGATAGATAAGGACAAGGATGTTTTACGAGTAGAGGCGGTTTCTGGTTCAAATGAAGAGAAATTATTACATTTTGAGTTAGCTTTAGATGAAGGAATTGCAAAACTTGCGATTAGTAGCTCCGAACCGATTGCGATTACTGAGATAAAAAAGACAAATTTAGCAGCAGATCCATTTGTAAAGTTATTATTGGAATCTGAAAATATCGTTAACATGGTCACTTCTCCGCTTATCGCACATCAGGAATTATTAGGAATCGTCTTTTTAGCACGCAATGCCAATGGTGGATCTAAGGAACATCTGTTACAAATGCTACAAAATTACTGTTACCAAACTGCCATTGCCATTTATAACAACAAAATGTACTCGAATGAAATTAGGATTAGTAGACTACATAACGAACTGTTTGAAGAAGCACTGAATAAAGGTGGTAATGAAGGAATTATCCAAAAACTTGCTCATTTTATTAATGAACCTATTCTTTTGCTAGATGAGTTCGGCAACTTAATTCATCAAGCACTTCCAGCCCATCAGGAAAATCCAAAATTTCGCTTTAATCATTCTACAATATTTAAAAAAATAGCCGCTATAAATGAGCAAGTCCAGTCATTTGAAATTTTTATAGAGGAATCTTGCTATTCTGTCTTTATGATTACCTTTCACAACCGAACAGTCGCTTACTTAGTTCTACCTAAACAATTACACCGCTATGATCATATAAGTATTGTTGCGATTGAACAAACGAAAAACGTTTTAGCCCTGCAAATTCATCAAGAGCGTACAAGTATCGAAGTGGAAAATCAATTGCGCCATGATTACTTATACGATTTAATTTTCGGACTTGGTTCTGAAGAAAACTTAGTACGTAGAGCGAGATATTTAAATATTTCTTTCGATAAAAATCATCAAGTCATTGTTCTTGCCCCTAACAGCCAACAGCACAAGAACGAACAAATGATTGACCATCAATTAATACAAATGCTCGAAAAGTTTAGATATATTATTGGTATTTCTACATTGCCCTTAAGCATGGTACATGGGGAAAAGCTAATTTTAATCGTTCCTGAAGATAAAGTGAAAAGTACGTCCAACTATGTCTTGAAATATGTGATCGAAAATTCTTTTACGAAGGCATCCATAGGTATCAGCAATACTGTAAAAGTGCCAAAAGATTATATAAAAGGCTTTGAAGAAGCAAAAAAAGCCGCTGAATTTGCAAGCGCCTTTCAAAAGGACTCTCCTGTCGTCCACTATGACGATTTAGGAATCCTAGGAGTGCTATTTAATGCAGAAGATCCCGAAAGCATGAAAATTTTCATGAACAAACATCTCCAGCCTATCATTGAGTATGATCAAAAAAACAATTCTGACTTAATCCGAACATTACAAATCTATTTAGATAATGAATCCGTCATACAAGTCTCTGCTGAACAATTACACGTACATTACAATACGCTCCGCTATCGCCTAAATCGGATAGAGGAAATTTTAAATATGGATTTGTCTAACCCTTATAACCGGCTAAATATCCAAATTTCATTACTCATCGCTCAACTTTTAAAGGTGTAG
- the cas1c gene encoding type I-C CRISPR-associated endonuclease Cas1c, whose product MRKLLNTLFITTPNVYLTLKGETVVVSQEEQQLGRIPLHNLEAICTFGYAGASPKLMHACAEHHISLTFLNAHGKFLARVIGESKGNVVLRKTQYRISDNEAESTKIARNFILAKIANQKWLLERATRDNPMRIDVPEFKRISQRLTNDLEKILACEDLEILRGLEGQAANAYFSLFDQLILQQKDAFYFKTRNRRPPTDNVNALLSFSYTLLAKDVAAALETVGLDAYVGFLHRDRPGRASLALDMMEELRGVVADRFVLKLINKKMLTEKDFMKKEDGAVLLTDDGRKKYLQAWQERKQETLTHPFLKEKINWGLVPHAQAMLLARFLRGDLEQYPPFIWK is encoded by the coding sequence ATGAGAAAGCTACTCAATACTTTGTTTATTACAACGCCAAACGTATATTTGACGTTAAAAGGTGAAACGGTTGTTGTATCGCAAGAGGAGCAACAGCTAGGCCGGATTCCGCTGCATAATTTGGAGGCAATTTGTACGTTTGGCTACGCTGGTGCAAGTCCAAAGTTGATGCATGCTTGTGCAGAACATCATATTTCATTGACGTTTTTAAATGCACATGGCAAATTTTTAGCACGCGTTATTGGGGAGAGTAAGGGCAATGTCGTACTTCGAAAAACGCAATACCGTATTTCTGATAATGAGGCAGAAAGTACAAAAATTGCGCGGAATTTTATTTTGGCTAAAATTGCCAATCAAAAATGGTTGTTGGAGCGTGCAACGAGGGATAATCCGATGCGCATTGATGTCCCGGAGTTTAAGCGGATTTCGCAACGTCTGACAAATGATTTGGAAAAAATTCTTGCTTGTGAAGATTTAGAAATACTTCGCGGGTTAGAAGGACAAGCAGCGAACGCTTATTTTAGCTTATTTGATCAACTCATTTTGCAGCAAAAGGATGCTTTTTATTTCAAAACGCGAAATCGCCGTCCACCGACCGATAATGTAAATGCGCTCCTGTCTTTTAGTTACACATTATTAGCGAAAGATGTAGCAGCGGCATTAGAGACGGTGGGGCTCGATGCTTATGTTGGATTTTTGCATCGTGATCGACCAGGACGAGCTTCACTCGCACTAGATATGATGGAAGAATTACGTGGCGTCGTAGCAGACCGTTTTGTATTGAAGTTAATTAATAAAAAAATGCTAACTGAAAAAGATTTCATGAAAAAAGAAGATGGCGCGGTATTGTTGACAGACGACGGGCGCAAAAAGTATTTACAAGCATGGCAAGAACGAAAACAAGAAACGTTAACTCATCCGTTTTTAAAGGAAAAAATCAATTGGGGTTTAGTTCCTCACGCACAAGCTATGCTACTGGCCCGTTTTTTACGTGGCGACTTAGAGCAATATCCGCCGTTTATTTGGAAATGA
- the cas2 gene encoding CRISPR-associated endonuclease Cas2: protein MLVLVTYDVVTKTAAGRKRLRRVAKECENYGIRVQNSVFECIVDATQFKQLKLRLTDLIDSNEDSLRFYQLGNNYKSKVEHVGAKETIEVEEVLIL from the coding sequence ATGCTAGTTTTAGTGACGTATGATGTTGTGACAAAAACAGCCGCGGGTCGAAAAAGGCTTCGGAGAGTTGCAAAAGAATGTGAGAATTACGGCATCCGTGTTCAAAATTCCGTGTTTGAATGTATCGTGGATGCAACCCAGTTCAAGCAATTGAAATTACGACTTACGGATTTAATAGATAGTAATGAAGACAGTCTCCGTTTTTATCAGCTAGGCAATAATTATAAATCAAAAGTCGAACATGTTGGAGCGAAGGAAACGATTGAAGTCGAGGAAGTTTTGATTTTATAA